A region of the Pseudomonas silesiensis genome:
TGCCAGGGTCGCTTGCTGGGCAGTGGCCAGGCCACGGAAGGAGTTCATGATGCCCCAGACCGTACCGAACAGACCGATGTACGGGCTGACGGAGCCGACGGTGGCGAGGAACGGCAGGCTCTGCTCGAGCTTTTCTTCTTCACGGGAAATGGCGACGCGCATGGCACGGGCCACGCCTTCCATGACCGCTTCCGGATCGACGCCAGCCTGTTGGCGCAGACGGGAGAACTCCTTGAAACCGGCGCGGAAGATCTGCTCGACGCCCGAATCCGGGTCAGGGTTGCTGCCCGCCTGGCGGTAGAGTTTGGACAAGTCGATGCCCGACCAGAAACGCTCCTCGAAGCTCTCCAGGGC
Encoded here:
- the tolQ gene encoding protein TolQ; its protein translation is MEANVVDHSSMWSLVSNASIVVQLVMLILVAASVTSWIMIFQRSNLLRAGRRALESFEERFWSGIDLSKLYRQAGSNPDPDSGVEQIFRAGFKEFSRLRQQAGVDPEAVMEGVARAMRVAISREEEKLEQSLPFLATVGSVSPYIGLFGTVWGIMNSFRGLATAQQATLATVAPGIAEALIATAIGLFAAIPAVIAYNRFAARSETLLGRYYTFADEFQAILHRKVHTSEE